From one Halothece sp. PCC 7418 genomic stretch:
- a CDS encoding mechanosensitive ion channel — protein sequence MVITQPPILLAQNSVGDLISQVLQDSRSFVYAILILVVGWIVAWGVAGIVRGLLKRTEIDNRIATWLTGQQGDEPIPIEKWTADVVYWLILLFVVVAALQRLQLEAVSEPLNTLLNEITGFLPQIGAAVILLGIAWLLATLVRILVVRILRTFDIDQRFGEQLGTPDSELTLSDTIGNTLYWFIFLLFLPSILSTLQLEGTLRPVQELVNRILSILPNILAAFLIVFIGWLIAQVVRRVVTNLLASTGSDQLGNRLGLSGTGETQSLSWIVGTLVYVLILIPVAIAGLEALKVEAISEPAIAMLDQILNALPKIFTAALILIISYFLAQYICEFVSNILSNVGFDNLFTWLGLQRPQDEQEAETVLTQQTQQRTAQSPLQQRTPSELMGIITLVGIMLFATLAAVNILDIPALTELVSGIVLVSGQIIAGLIVFAVGLYFANLAFNLILSSGMQQSNTLAQTARIVIIAFSLAMGLQQMGIAPNIVNLAFGLLLGSIAVAIALAFGLGSREIAAEQVREWLNNFKSSENNND from the coding sequence ATGGTAATAACACAACCCCCAATCTTACTTGCCCAGAATAGTGTCGGTGATTTAATCTCTCAAGTCTTACAAGATTCTAGAAGTTTTGTTTATGCAATCCTAATCCTCGTCGTTGGCTGGATTGTTGCTTGGGGAGTCGCTGGCATTGTGCGTGGTCTTCTCAAACGCACCGAAATCGATAACCGCATTGCCACTTGGCTCACTGGACAACAAGGGGATGAACCCATTCCCATCGAAAAATGGACGGCAGATGTTGTCTATTGGCTGATTCTGTTATTTGTGGTTGTTGCTGCACTGCAACGGTTACAACTGGAAGCAGTTTCAGAACCTTTAAATACCCTGCTCAATGAAATTACAGGTTTCTTACCGCAAATCGGTGCTGCTGTCATTCTCCTCGGAATTGCTTGGTTATTAGCAACGTTGGTGAGAATTTTAGTGGTGCGGATTTTACGAACCTTCGATATTGATCAGCGTTTTGGAGAACAACTGGGAACACCCGATAGTGAACTCACCTTAAGTGACACCATTGGCAATACCCTCTATTGGTTCATTTTCCTCCTGTTTCTCCCTTCCATTCTCAGTACCTTACAGTTAGAAGGAACGTTACGCCCAGTTCAAGAGCTTGTTAACCGCATCCTTTCCATTCTGCCTAATATTTTGGCAGCGTTCTTAATTGTCTTTATTGGTTGGTTGATTGCACAAGTTGTCCGAAGAGTTGTCACCAATCTTTTAGCCAGTACGGGGTCCGATCAGTTAGGAAACCGCTTAGGCTTATCAGGAACAGGGGAAACGCAATCTTTATCTTGGATTGTGGGGACGTTAGTTTATGTGCTGATTTTAATTCCTGTCGCGATCGCGGGGCTAGAAGCCTTAAAAGTGGAAGCCATTTCCGAACCTGCGATTGCCATGCTGGATCAAATTCTTAACGCTTTACCCAAGATCTTCACCGCAGCGTTAATCCTGATTATTTCTTACTTCCTCGCCCAGTATATTTGTGAATTTGTCAGCAATATTCTCTCTAACGTCGGGTTTGATAATCTCTTTACTTGGCTAGGTTTACAACGTCCTCAAGACGAACAAGAAGCGGAAACCGTTCTCACCCAACAAACCCAACAACGGACAGCCCAATCTCCTCTCCAGCAGCGCACTCCCTCAGAATTAATGGGAATTATCACGCTGGTGGGGATTATGCTATTTGCCACTCTTGCAGCCGTGAATATTCTAGATATTCCTGCATTAACCGAGTTAGTCAGTGGCATTGTCCTCGTTTCGGGTCAAATCATTGCTGGTTTGATTGTTTTTGCAGTGGGCTTATATTTTGCCAACCTTGCGTTTAATCTTATTCTCAGTTCGGGAATGCAGCAAAGTAATACCCTAGCTCAAACCGCCCGCATCGTGATTATTGCCTTTAGTTTGGCGATGGGACTGCAACAAATGGGAATTGCTCCTAATATTGTTAATTTAGCCTTTGGTTTACTCTTAGGTTCGATTGCAGTCGCGATCGCGCTGGCTTTTGGTTTAGGCTCTCGCGAGATTGCAGCCGAACAAGTCCGAGAATGGCTTAATAATTTTAAGTCTTCTGAAAACAACAACGATTAG
- a CDS encoding SirB1 family protein has protein sequence MSIAREKFAQEMTLPDEEINLAKVALYIAQEETPDLDVDFYLAQLDQWAQQVQELLPDERYPLRVIQTLNQFLYEELGFQGNEEDYYDPCNSFLNEVMARRTGIPITLALVYLEVAHRIEFPMVGIGMPGHFLIRPDFKDAGIFVDAFHKGEVLFPQDCANRLQEIYQQPIALEPEFLEAVSKREFIGRMLTNLKLIYINHQDVERALSIIERLLLVFPDAITEQRDRGLLSYQLGQIPQAIADLKTYLAHFPDASDASMIQLLLRQITPQ, from the coding sequence ATGTCAATAGCCAGGGAAAAGTTTGCTCAAGAAATGACGCTGCCAGATGAAGAGATTAATTTGGCAAAGGTTGCCCTGTATATTGCCCAAGAGGAAACCCCTGATTTAGACGTTGATTTCTATTTGGCACAATTGGATCAGTGGGCGCAACAGGTGCAGGAATTACTCCCTGACGAACGGTATCCTTTGCGGGTGATTCAAACTCTGAATCAGTTTTTATATGAAGAGTTAGGCTTCCAAGGCAACGAAGAGGATTATTATGATCCGTGCAATAGCTTCTTGAATGAAGTCATGGCACGTCGCACGGGGATTCCGATTACATTGGCGTTAGTGTATTTAGAAGTTGCCCACCGCATTGAGTTTCCGATGGTGGGGATTGGGATGCCTGGACATTTTTTAATCCGCCCTGATTTTAAGGATGCTGGGATTTTTGTGGATGCGTTTCATAAGGGAGAAGTCTTATTTCCCCAAGATTGTGCAAACCGCCTACAAGAAATTTATCAGCAACCGATCGCGCTAGAACCTGAATTTTTAGAAGCAGTCAGCAAACGAGAGTTTATCGGACGAATGCTGACCAATCTGAAACTAATTTACATTAACCACCAAGATGTGGAACGGGCGTTAAGCATTATTGAACGGTTATTGTTAGTGTTCCCTGATGCAATTACCGAACAGCGCGATCGCGGGCTTTTATCCTATCAACTCGGACAGATTCCCCAAGCCATTGCTGATCTCAAAACCTATCTCGCCCATTTCCCTGATGCTTCTGATGCCAGTATGATTCAACTGCTACTGCGTCAGATCACACCCCAGTAA
- the trxA gene encoding thioredoxin — translation MAVKKQYNSFSELLTESPTPVLVDFYAVWCGPCQMMSPVLDAVKKQFHDRLTVVKIDTDKYPDIASEYQILALPTLILFKDGKPAQRFEGMRSNEQLISELEKLL, via the coding sequence ATGGCAGTTAAAAAACAATATAACAGTTTTTCCGAACTGCTCACTGAGTCTCCCACTCCCGTTTTAGTCGATTTTTATGCGGTTTGGTGTGGTCCCTGTCAAATGATGTCACCTGTATTAGATGCAGTGAAAAAGCAGTTTCATGACCGTTTAACCGTGGTTAAAATCGACACCGATAAATATCCTGACATTGCCTCTGAATATCAGATCCTTGCTTTACCCACGCTCATCCTATTTAAAGACGGCAAACCCGCCCAACGCTTTGAAGGAATGCGGAGTAATGAACAATTGATTTCTGAGTTAGAAAAATTGCTTTAA
- the recR gene encoding recombination mediator RecR — protein MGEKTTNYTPPLARLIERLQGLPGVGPKTAQRLAFHILKRPEAEVEALAKALIEAKKQIGLCRVCFHLSADSVCEICSNSNRDDSTICVVSDSRDVIALEKTREYSGKYHVLGGVISPMDGIGPEQLHIQPLVERVSQEKVKEVILAISPSVEGDTTTLYLGQLLKPFTRVTRIAFGLPMGGDLEYADEITLARALEGRRDLE, from the coding sequence ATTGGAGAGAAAACTACGAACTACACCCCACCCCTGGCTCGTCTCATTGAACGATTACAAGGCTTACCTGGTGTTGGTCCGAAAACCGCCCAACGTCTTGCTTTTCATATCTTAAAACGCCCCGAAGCAGAAGTCGAAGCCCTGGCAAAAGCCCTGATTGAAGCGAAAAAACAAATCGGGTTATGTCGGGTTTGCTTTCATCTCAGTGCTGATTCAGTTTGTGAAATTTGCAGCAACTCTAACCGTGATGACAGTACCATTTGTGTCGTCTCTGATTCTCGGGATGTGATTGCTTTAGAAAAAACCCGAGAATATTCTGGGAAATATCATGTCCTCGGGGGGGTGATTTCTCCGATGGATGGGATTGGTCCCGAACAACTGCACATTCAACCGTTAGTGGAACGAGTGAGTCAAGAGAAGGTAAAAGAGGTCATTCTTGCCATTAGCCCTAGTGTGGAAGGAGATACAACCACTCTATATTTGGGTCAATTGTTAAAACCTTTTACTCGTGTCACTCGCATTGCCTTTGGTTTGCCAATGGGGGGGGATTTAGAATATGCTGATGAAATTACGCTTGCACGGGCGTTAGAAGGACGAAGAGATTTAGAGTGA
- the aroQ gene encoding type II 3-dehydroquinate dehydratase — protein sequence MQQLQILVLHGPNLNLLGVRERSIYGVLTLEDINAALKNHSAGLHSHLECQQHNSEGAMVEAIHKALGTKDGIVINAGAYTHTSVAIRDALSGVNLPVVEVHLSNIYQRESFRHHSYIAPIALGQISGFGADSYRLGLEALVRYLQGRQTS from the coding sequence GTGCAGCAACTACAAATTTTAGTGTTACATGGCCCCAATCTTAATCTCCTAGGGGTTCGTGAACGCTCAATTTATGGGGTTTTAACATTAGAAGACATTAATGCAGCCTTGAAAAATCATAGCGCAGGGCTGCATAGTCATCTGGAGTGCCAACAGCATAACTCAGAAGGCGCAATGGTGGAGGCAATTCATAAGGCGCTGGGGACAAAAGATGGAATTGTGATCAATGCTGGCGCTTATACCCACACCAGTGTTGCGATTCGTGATGCGTTGTCGGGAGTAAATTTGCCTGTGGTAGAAGTGCATTTAAGCAATATCTACCAACGAGAATCATTCCGTCATCACTCCTATATCGCGCCGATCGCGCTGGGTCAAATTAGCGGATTTGGCGCAGATAGCTATCGTTTGGGCTTAGAAGCCTTAGTGCGCTATCTACAAGGGCGACAAACGTCTTAA
- a CDS encoding SRPBCC family protein, protein MKDYKVFEQSIQINASAVMVEQCISDRALMHRWLNPRLRCEPIGEWDTKLGSRSRFIIDLPGIQPTLKNTVVEREPGLIVWEFVGFFQGRDRWECQPNQDGTKLINRFEFKIPNPLIKVGFELFAARLTQQDMSAQLRRLKRVAESLYIQSGLQ, encoded by the coding sequence ATGAAAGATTATAAAGTATTTGAACAATCCATTCAGATTAATGCTAGTGCCGTTATGGTGGAGCAATGTATCAGCGATCGCGCGTTAATGCACCGTTGGTTGAATCCCCGTTTACGCTGCGAACCGATTGGAGAGTGGGATACTAAACTGGGCAGTCGCAGTCGGTTTATTATTGATTTACCTGGCATCCAACCGACGCTGAAAAATACCGTTGTCGAGCGAGAACCTGGGTTGATTGTCTGGGAGTTTGTGGGCTTTTTTCAAGGGCGCGATCGCTGGGAATGTCAACCGAACCAAGATGGAACGAAACTCATCAACCGTTTTGAGTTCAAAATCCCCAATCCCCTGATCAAAGTTGGCTTTGAACTGTTTGCAGCCCGTTTAACACAACAAGATATGTCCGCCCAACTCCGTCGCCTGAAACGAGTGGCGGAAAGCCTTTATATTCAAAGTGGCTTACAGTAA
- a CDS encoding HD family phosphohydrolase, with amino-acid sequence MPAGGMAQLNLAPQGDLKLMKHSPSITHRLAHHPRNRLSLQQWLGKQITAIFTSGSWLIFLLAVLSLTGVVGNRLYNQPQLAIGTKAPETIIAPSQVNIKDDLKTAQKQETARSRLTPILKVDQGKNEAILRSLNSKLDALSAQREQAGAVLFAPTKQLSESVQVYLRTCSQTAWESLLSNLDSTSPQGQSLSEQAQSQLAQLSEDLSSSEFSQLLSQIEQARQQYRTTLYSTATIHDQETSWLSSTQRRVLLSLSPSDWQTTRTAIEKTARQMLAQGIAPGLPPSVFRSAIPLQLEEKVPASAIALSSEILRETLTPNLVEDTPQTERRAEAIASAVDPVMLRVEAGEAIVTSGEVISREQFLLLDALGLSQRGVSWDGLFLCGMFVTGAIALFWWVKRVVKRQLRRRDQILLILLSVASPLLLMLGVPYSCLPAVGLLVSSFYGPSLALTQVSLVTGLEVYTLLSGQSVPVAWEALITGAVGGLLAAGIAGRLRSREELALLGGAIGLVEGAVYLLLGLILNTMGETIWYAMLPDAVIYGLSGLVWSIVAFGVSPYLERFFDLVTPIRLAELANPNRPLLQRLAIEAPGTFQHTLFVASLAEAAARELNCNVELVRAGTLYHDIGKMHDPLGFIENQMGCKNKHDEINDPYASAKIIKKHVSEGLVMARRCGLPKAIQDFIPEHQGTLLISYFYFQAQKESQETVLESDFRYDGPTPQSRETGIVMLADGCEAALRSLSDVSPEKALAMVNKIIRSRWQDNQLKDANLTRTELKKVAQVFVRVWQQTNHKRIAYPKAALDAKYSSSLKK; translated from the coding sequence GTGCCAGCTGGTGGAATGGCACAACTGAATCTAGCTCCGCAAGGCGATTTAAAGCTGATGAAACATTCTCCCAGTATTACTCATCGACTCGCTCATCATCCTCGAAATCGGCTTTCCTTACAGCAATGGCTAGGAAAACAAATCACGGCGATTTTTACTTCTGGTTCGTGGTTAATTTTTCTTCTGGCTGTACTCAGCTTAACAGGAGTGGTCGGGAATCGGTTGTATAATCAGCCTCAATTGGCAATTGGGACAAAAGCTCCCGAAACGATTATTGCTCCCTCTCAAGTCAATATTAAAGATGATTTGAAAACGGCTCAAAAGCAGGAAACCGCGCGATCGCGCTTAACGCCAATTTTAAAGGTGGATCAGGGAAAAAATGAAGCCATTCTCCGTAGTTTGAACAGCAAACTCGATGCTTTATCGGCACAACGAGAACAAGCAGGAGCGGTTCTTTTTGCCCCCACCAAGCAATTATCGGAATCGGTACAGGTTTATCTTCGGACTTGTTCTCAAACGGCTTGGGAAAGCCTTTTAAGCAATTTAGATTCAACTTCTCCTCAAGGACAATCCCTTTCTGAACAAGCACAGTCACAACTGGCTCAACTCTCAGAAGACTTATCCTCCTCAGAATTTTCCCAGTTATTAAGCCAAATTGAGCAAGCTCGCCAGCAATACCGCACCACGTTATATAGTACAGCCACGATTCATGATCAGGAAACCAGTTGGCTCAGTTCTACGCAACGTCGGGTGTTGTTAAGTTTGTCTCCTTCTGATTGGCAAACCACTCGCACCGCGATTGAAAAAACGGCCCGTCAAATGCTCGCGCAAGGGATTGCACCAGGGTTACCGCCATCGGTTTTCCGATCCGCAATTCCTTTACAACTAGAGGAAAAAGTTCCAGCAAGCGCGATCGCGCTATCGAGTGAAATCTTAAGAGAAACTCTCACGCCTAATTTAGTGGAAGATACCCCCCAAACCGAACGTCGTGCAGAGGCGATTGCATCAGCGGTCGATCCAGTGATGCTGCGGGTGGAAGCTGGAGAAGCAATTGTCACTTCAGGAGAGGTGATTAGTCGGGAACAGTTTTTGCTGTTGGATGCGTTAGGTTTGAGTCAACGAGGGGTGAGTTGGGATGGTTTGTTTCTGTGTGGAATGTTTGTCACAGGCGCGATCGCGCTGTTTTGGTGGGTGAAACGGGTTGTCAAACGGCAACTGCGACGACGAGATCAAATCCTGCTCATTTTGCTTAGTGTGGCAAGCCCCCTGTTATTAATGCTTGGTGTCCCTTATTCCTGCTTACCCGCAGTGGGGTTACTCGTCAGCAGTTTTTATGGGCCAAGTTTAGCCTTAACTCAAGTCAGCTTAGTGACAGGGCTAGAAGTTTATACCCTGTTGAGCGGTCAGAGTGTTCCGGTTGCTTGGGAGGCTCTGATTACAGGTGCAGTAGGCGGTTTATTAGCTGCGGGAATTGCGGGACGGCTGCGATCGCGTGAGGAGTTAGCTCTTTTAGGAGGCGCGATCGGCTTAGTGGAAGGGGCAGTTTATTTGCTGCTCGGTTTAATTCTAAACACAATGGGGGAAACGATTTGGTATGCGATGCTACCAGATGCCGTGATTTATGGCTTATCGGGATTAGTTTGGAGTATTGTTGCTTTTGGGGTTTCTCCTTATCTCGAACGTTTCTTTGATTTAGTCACACCGATCCGTTTAGCAGAATTAGCCAATCCCAATCGCCCCTTATTACAGCGTTTAGCCATTGAAGCCCCAGGCACGTTTCAACATACCTTATTTGTCGCTTCCTTAGCCGAAGCAGCAGCGCGAGAATTGAATTGTAATGTGGAATTAGTCCGTGCGGGGACGCTTTATCATGATATTGGCAAAATGCACGACCCCCTAGGCTTTATTGAAAACCAAATGGGTTGTAAAAATAAGCATGATGAGATCAATGATCCTTACGCCAGTGCCAAAATTATTAAAAAGCACGTTAGCGAAGGCTTAGTGATGGCGCGTCGTTGTGGGCTACCGAAAGCGATTCAAGATTTTATTCCTGAACATCAAGGAACATTACTGATTTCTTACTTTTATTTTCAAGCGCAAAAGGAGAGTCAAGAAACCGTTTTAGAAAGTGATTTTCGTTATGACGGACCGACTCCCCAATCGCGAGAAACGGGGATTGTGATGTTAGCGGATGGCTGTGAAGCTGCGCTGCGATCGCTGAGTGATGTTTCTCCCGAAAAAGCATTAGCAATGGTGAATAAAATTATCCGATCGCGCTGGCAAGATAATCAATTAAAAGATGCTAACTTAACCCGCACTGAACTGAAAAAAGTTGCTCAAGTTTTTGTTAGAGTTTGGCAACAAACCAATCACAAACGTATTGCTTATCCTAAAGCTGCTCTCGATGCTAAATATTCTTCTTCTTTGAAAAAGTAA
- a CDS encoding ADP-ribosylglycohydrolase family protein, which translates to MRQTLLSRWEGALLGSTLPKIKTPSASEKVKTWGEKQAQGIRELAETGEWSPTLENHHDRASEILVLGLPLILFFSDQPERLEEQLKKIGQQPENTLTISAIIAYARAITWGVQETLSGKLLFHNLRETLNCPESYKVLETLQDSLEQGNTLQQTRLKLPLTCQEIWLALYCFAMTSENLTLSVRRVEKSKGSDTAILALVGALSGVHNGVNAIPVSWRCRLQKERTAWKENLRLMWATWSGSYKFGTLDPRLEQNAMTITSSGVIQPRQQKP; encoded by the coding sequence ATGCGTCAGACTCTCTTATCTCGTTGGGAAGGGGCTTTGCTCGGGAGTACACTTCCTAAAATTAAAACGCCTTCTGCATCAGAAAAGGTCAAAACTTGGGGAGAAAAGCAGGCACAGGGGATTCGGGAATTAGCAGAAACGGGTGAGTGGTCTCCCACCTTGGAAAATCATCACGATCGCGCCAGTGAAATTTTAGTGTTAGGGTTGCCTCTAATCTTGTTTTTCAGCGATCAACCCGAAAGATTAGAGGAGCAATTGAAGAAAATTGGGCAACAGCCAGAGAATACTCTCACCATCTCGGCGATCATCGCCTATGCTAGGGCAATCACTTGGGGAGTCCAAGAAACCTTATCGGGAAAACTCCTTTTTCACAATTTAAGGGAAACCCTGAATTGTCCAGAAAGTTACAAAGTTTTAGAAACGCTACAAGACAGTCTAGAACAAGGAAACACTTTACAGCAAACTAGACTAAAATTACCTCTAACTTGCCAAGAGATTTGGTTGGCTCTATACTGTTTTGCGATGACCTCGGAAAATTTAACCCTAAGTGTGAGGAGGGTAGAAAAGAGTAAGGGGTCAGATACGGCTATTTTAGCTTTAGTCGGGGCTTTATCAGGAGTGCATAATGGGGTGAATGCAATTCCTGTCTCTTGGCGTTGTCGATTGCAAAAAGAGAGAACAGCATGGAAAGAAAACTTGAGATTAATGTGGGCCACTTGGTCAGGGAGCTATAAATTTGGTACGCTTGATCCGCGTTTGGAACAAAATGCGATGACCATTACTTCCTCTGGAGTGATTCAACCCCGCCAACAGAAACCTTAA
- a CDS encoding histidine kinase dimerization/phosphoacceptor domain -containing protein, with translation MNPNTLALINSLRKKVSQLEQKQRESLSERQAALEKEVQTYTEELSQQAQANRLLEQMIARIRHSLDIDEILNRTAKEVQEFLDVEQVLIYRRISSQRFDIVAKAVPSSSTPTDQDIEQKVFAIEQEQATLGTAKEVVGDQPRAELIVPIEEKSQFSGFIYAYQEQRSRHWSFLEIEALERLAAQIAIALQQAQLYQNSKQAETALIEFNQELEQRVKQRTAELEKVNAELQHQLEERKQAENQLKTTNEQLQAVIDAVPGFISWIDSDLNYLGVNQRLANSLNLQPEDFVGQHIGFINNPREFSHFIEDFFEDQQTTIAQKTIKINLKGTVHYYLLIAQKYNQGKAAVSVGIDITENKNLEQELHVTFSRLKTLITNLKGGILLKDKRRNVLFVNQAFCDLFDISTPPVELIGKSYSDFKEYYYPIFQDPEVVEERNEKIIADQELVTNEEWTLNNKITVERDYIPIIIDDSQEGSLWVYQNVTERKNYETELENSLQQKEMLLKEIHHRVKNNLLVVSNLLEFQTDYTNDPEVLAVLEESQSRIQSMALIHEKLYRSTGLDKIDFGEYLEALIDNLFESYNVAETGINLETHIESIFLNIETANPCGLIVNELVSNAFKHAFPNEKQGTIWLSLSQDNEGQITLVVQDDGVGFPQDLDLDNLESLGLDLVQTLTQQLKGNLHIEQKQGACFTLTFSERMYRKRYSVK, from the coding sequence ATGAATCCGAATACCCTCGCTTTAATTAATTCCCTGCGGAAAAAAGTTAGTCAACTCGAACAGAAACAACGAGAAAGTCTGAGTGAACGTCAAGCAGCGCTAGAAAAAGAAGTTCAAACTTATACGGAGGAATTATCCCAGCAAGCGCAAGCCAATCGCCTATTGGAACAAATGATTGCAAGAATTCGCCACTCCTTGGACATTGACGAAATTCTAAATCGTACAGCAAAAGAAGTCCAAGAATTTCTCGATGTGGAACAGGTCTTGATTTATCGGCGTATTTCCTCACAACGATTTGACATTGTAGCGAAGGCTGTCCCATCAAGCAGCACACCGACTGATCAAGATATAGAACAAAAAGTTTTTGCAATTGAACAGGAACAAGCCACATTAGGAACTGCTAAGGAAGTTGTCGGAGATCAGCCTCGTGCTGAGTTAATTGTACCGATTGAAGAAAAATCGCAGTTTTCGGGATTTATTTACGCTTACCAAGAACAACGATCGCGCCATTGGAGTTTTCTAGAAATTGAAGCCTTAGAACGGTTAGCTGCACAAATCGCGATCGCGCTGCAACAAGCCCAACTTTACCAGAATTCAAAGCAAGCCGAAACCGCCCTCATTGAATTTAACCAAGAATTAGAACAACGGGTCAAACAACGGACAGCGGAACTAGAGAAAGTAAACGCAGAACTACAACATCAACTTGAGGAACGAAAACAAGCAGAAAATCAGTTAAAAACGACTAATGAACAATTACAAGCGGTGATTGATGCGGTTCCAGGCTTTATTTCTTGGATTGATTCTGATCTTAATTATTTGGGAGTTAATCAACGTTTAGCGAACAGCTTAAATCTGCAACCAGAGGACTTTGTGGGTCAACATATTGGTTTCATTAATAATCCGCGAGAATTTAGTCATTTTATTGAAGATTTTTTTGAGGATCAGCAGACAACTATTGCCCAAAAAACAATCAAGATTAATCTCAAAGGAACGGTTCATTATTATCTGTTGATCGCTCAAAAATATAATCAAGGCAAAGCAGCCGTTTCCGTCGGAATTGACATTACTGAAAATAAAAATTTAGAGCAAGAGTTACACGTTACGTTTTCTCGCTTAAAGACATTAATTACTAACTTAAAAGGGGGTATTCTCTTGAAAGATAAGAGGCGGAATGTTTTATTCGTTAATCAAGCATTTTGTGACTTGTTTGATATTAGCACTCCCCCTGTTGAATTAATTGGAAAAAGCTATTCCGATTTTAAAGAGTATTACTATCCTATTTTTCAAGACCCAGAAGTCGTAGAAGAGCGGAATGAAAAAATTATCGCCGATCAAGAACTGGTAACAAATGAAGAATGGACTTTAAATAATAAAATAACAGTGGAACGCGATTATATTCCGATTATTATCGATGACTCTCAGGAGGGATCGTTGTGGGTCTATCAAAATGTGACAGAACGAAAGAACTATGAAACTGAATTGGAAAATTCTTTACAGCAAAAAGAGATGTTACTTAAGGAAATACACCATCGTGTAAAAAACAACTTGCTTGTCGTTTCTAATCTCTTAGAGTTTCAAACCGATTATACCAATGATCCAGAAGTGCTTGCTGTTTTAGAAGAAAGTCAAAGTCGGATTCAATCCATGGCTTTAATTCATGAAAAACTCTATCGTTCAACGGGCTTAGATAAAATTGACTTTGGCGAATATCTAGAGGCACTAATTGATAATTTATTTGAGTCTTATAATGTCGCCGAAACAGGGATTAATCTGGAAACCCATATTGAGTCAATATTTCTTAATATCGAAACCGCTAATCCTTGTGGTTTAATAGTAAATGAGTTGGTGTCTAATGCGTTTAAACACGCTTTTCCTAACGAAAAACAAGGAACAATTTGGCTGAGTTTATCACAAGATAATGAAGGACAAATTACCTTAGTGGTTCAAGATGATGGTGTCGGTTTTCCTCAAGATCTAGATTTAGATAACTTAGAGTCACTGGGGCTTGATCTAGTGCAGACACTAACTCAACAACTGAAAGGTAATTTGCACATTGAACAGAAGCAGGGGGCTTGTTTTACTCTCACTTTTAGCGAAAGAATGTATCGGAAACGTTATTCAGTAAAATAG